The Comamonas endophytica sequence CTGGGTGCAGCGCGGCAAGTACTACGGCTCGCTGATGCTCGAGCGCAAGCAGATCCGCAAGCTGCCCGACTACAGCCGCTTCATCGTGACGGGCCTGGTTCCCCAGTCCTGATCGCCTTCCCGCCTGCAGCCCGTTCCGGAAAGATCCGCCATGTCCACATCCGTCCTTGATTCCAGCGCGCGCGCCGCGCCCGCGCCCCATGCCAAGCCGGCGCAGCCCGCGGCCGAGGCACAGAACGCCCAGCCCGGGTTCGCGATGCCGGCCCAGCCGGGTGCATTGCGCCTCTGGCTGGGCAGATGGGTGGTGCCGGTGCTGCTGCCGCTGGCGCTGCTGCTGGCCTGGGACCTGGCGGTGCGCTGGACGGGAACCATGCTGGTGCCCTCGCCCCGGGAAGTGGCGCTGATGCTCTGGGATTTCGCGTTTGGCGGCATCTATGACGACGCCTTCAGCGAGACCCTGGGCACGCACTGGCTGCAGTCGATGGCGCGCGTCTATGGCGCCTTCGCGCTGGCCACTGCCGTGGGCATTCCGCTGGGCCTGGTGATCGGCAAGAACGCCGCCATCCGCCGCTTCGTCGACCCGACGCTGCAGATGCTGCGCCCGGTACCGGTGACGGCCTGGCTGCCGCTGTCGATGATCTTCTTCGGCGTGGGCCCGAATGCCGCCATCTTCCTGGTGTTCCTCGGCGCGTTCTTTCCCATCGTCATCAACACCACCTTCGGCGTGAAATCGGTCGAGGTGCGCCTGTTCGAGGCCGCGGCAATGCTGGGCTGCTCGGGCGCCTCGATGTTCCGCCAGGTGGTGCTGCCCGCGGCGCTGCCCTCGATCTTCAACGGCCTGCGCCTGGGGCACGGCATCGCCTGGTTCCTGATCGTGGTCGGCGAGATGACCGGCGTGCCCGAGGGGCTGGGCGCCGCCATCATGGACGGCCGCATGCTCTCGCGCACCGATGTCGTGATCTCCGGCATGGTCGTCATCGGCTTCACGGGCTTCGTCACCGACCGCTTGCTGGTCGCCCTCAACAACCGTCTGCTCAAGTGGAGCCCGCAACACAATGTCTGAAACGATCGCAACCCGCACCCCGGCTCCCATCATCGACATTGCCAACGTCAGCAAGGTCTTCAGCCTCAACGGCCGCCCGATCCATGCGCTCAAGGACGTCGACCTGCAGATCCGCAAGGGCGAGTTCATCTGCCTGATCGGCGCCTCGGGCTGCGGCAAGTCCACGCTGCTG is a genomic window containing:
- a CDS encoding ABC transporter permease → MSTSVLDSSARAAPAPHAKPAQPAAEAQNAQPGFAMPAQPGALRLWLGRWVVPVLLPLALLLAWDLAVRWTGTMLVPSPREVALMLWDFAFGGIYDDAFSETLGTHWLQSMARVYGAFALATAVGIPLGLVIGKNAAIRRFVDPTLQMLRPVPVTAWLPLSMIFFGVGPNAAIFLVFLGAFFPIVINTTFGVKSVEVRLFEAAAMLGCSGASMFRQVVLPAALPSIFNGLRLGHGIAWFLIVVGEMTGVPEGLGAAIMDGRMLSRTDVVISGMVVIGFTGFVTDRLLVALNNRLLKWSPQHNV